A section of the Phaseolus vulgaris cultivar G19833 chromosome 8, P. vulgaris v2.0, whole genome shotgun sequence genome encodes:
- the LOC137826350 gene encoding protein BUNDLE SHEATH DEFECTIVE 2, chloroplastic: MATLPYYTLHPLSSSSTSLHLSSCSSTRSPSYLLQFPSILRRKPTKKPRLFMIVHPILLFNGVATTFYFDTQTVIVTVSVLAAIALSLFLGLKGDPVPCERCAGNGGTKCVFCDNGKMKQDTGLINCKVCKGSGLIFCKKCGGSGYSRRL; this comes from the exons ATGGCCACTCTTCCTTACTACACTCTGCATCCtctatcttcttcttccacttcgcttcacctttcttcatgcTCTTCCACACGTTCTCCTTCTTATCTTCTCCAATTCCCCTCCATTCTCAGACGCAAACCCACCAAGAAGCCCAGGCTCTTCATGATCGTCCACCCCATTTTGCTCTTTAACGGCGTCGCCACCACTTTCTATTTCGACACCCAAACTGTCATCGTTACTGTCAGTGTGTTGGCCGCCATTGCTCTTTCTCTCTTCCTTGGCCTCAAG GGTGATCCGGTGCCTTGTGAGCGATGTGCTGGCAACG GTGGGACAAAATGCGTGTTTTGTGACAATGGCAAGATGAAGCAAGATACGGGGTTAATTAACTGTAAAGTATGCAAGGGTTCAG GATTGATATTCTGCAAGAAATGTGGAGGTTCTGGCTATTCCCGTCGGCTATGA
- the LOC137826079 gene encoding LOW QUALITY PROTEIN: CSC1-like protein At3g21620 (The sequence of the model RefSeq protein was modified relative to this genomic sequence to represent the inferred CDS: deleted 1 base in 1 codon) — MLMASLSDIGLAAAINILSAFTFLLAFALLRIQPINDRVYFPKWYLKGLRSSPLQAGLFVSKFVNLDFKSYISFLSWMPSALQMPEPELIDHAGLDSAVFLRIYLLGLKIFVPIAFLAFSVMVPVNWTNSTLERSNLTYSEIDKLSISNIPTGSNRFWTHLVMAYAFTFWTCYILKREYQIVATMRLHFLASERRRPDQFTVLVRNVPPDPDESVSELVEHFFLVNHPDHYLTHQVVRNAKKLSSLVSKKKKTQNWLDYYELKYSRNQSTRPYKKTGCLGLWGDRVDAIDFYTAEIDRLSEEIELEKDKVMKNPKYIMPAAFVSFRTRWGAAVCAQTQQSRNPTVWLTEWAPEPRDVYWDNMAIPYVSLTIRRLIIAVAFFFLTFFFMIPIAFVQSLANIEGIEKAAPFLKPFIEMKVIKAFVQGFLPGIALKIFLIFLPSILMMMSKFEGYISTSSLEMRAATRYYIFQFINVFLGSIITGTAFQQLDKFLHQSANEIPITVGVSIPMKATFFITYIMVDGWAGCAGEILRLKPLIFYHLKIFFLVKTEKDREEAMDPGTFGFNTGEPQIQLYFLLGLVYAVVTPFLLPYIIVFFGFAYVVYRHQIINVYNQEYESAAAFWPDVHGRIIFALVISQLLLMGLLSTKEAANSTPLLITLPVLTISFHLYCKGRYQPAFIKHPLQEAMMKDTLERAREPNFNLKEFLQSAYIHPVFKGDDDSDSEVMSEKWEEQEPVVVQTKRQSRRNTTPLASKHSGSLSS, encoded by the exons atgcTTATGGCTTCTTTGAGTGATATCGGACTCGCAGCAGCAATTAACATCCTGAGTGCATTTACTTTCTTATTGGCTTTTGCCTTACTTCGAATTCAACCTATAAACGATAGGGTGTATTTTCCAAAATGGTATTTGAAGGGTTTAAGGAGCAGTCCATTGCAAGCAGGGTTATTTGTCAGCAAGTTTGTCAATTTGGACTTCAAGTCATATATAAGTTTCCTGAGCTGGATGCCTTCAGCATTGCAAATGCCAGAACCTGAACTAATTGACCATGCAGGCTTGGACTCTGCTGTTTTCTTGAGGATCTACTTACTTGG GCTGAAAATATTTGTCCCGATTGCATTCCTAGcattttctgttatggttcctGTCAATTGGACAAATAGCACCTTGGAGCGTTCCAATTTGACTTATAGTGAGATTGATAAGCTTTCTATTTCAAATATTCCAACCGGATCAAATAG ATTCTGGACTCATTTGGTAATGGCCTATGCTTTTACCTTCTGGACATGCTATATCTTGAAAAGGGAGTATCAAATAGTTGCAACAATGAGATTGCATTTTCTAGCATCAGAAAGACGCCGTCCAGACCAATTTACA GTACTTGTTAGAAATGTACCACCTGATCCTGATGAATCAGTTAGTGAGCTAGTGGAACATTTCTTTTTGGTCAACCATCCAGATCACTATCTCACTCACCAG GTTGTTCGCAATGCAAAGAAACTTTCTAGTCTAGTttctaagaagaagaaaacccAGAATTGGCTTGACTACTATGAACTTAAATATTCTAGAAATCAATCCACAAGGCCATATAAAAAG ACTGGTTGTCTAGGTCTTTGGGGTGATCGAGTGGATGCAATTGATTTTTACACTGCTGAAATTGACAGATTATCAGAAGAA ATAGAGTTAGAGAAAGATAAGGTGATGAAGAATCCTAAATATATAATGCCAGCGGCTTTTGTTTCCTTCCGAACTCGTTGGGGTGCAGCTGTTTGTGCGCAAACACAACAGTCCAGAAATCCAACCGTATGGTTGACTGAGTGGGCTCCAGAACCTCGTGATGTGTATTGGGACAACATGGCAATACCATATGTTTCACTCACAATAAGGAGGCTTATAATTGCTGTAGCTTTCTTCTTTCTGACATTCTTTTTCATGATCCCCATTGCTTTTGTTCAGTCATTAGCTAACATTGAAGGCATTGAAAAAGCAGCACCTTTCCTTAAACCTTTTATTGAAAT GAAAGTCATAAAAGCTTTCGTACAAGGTTTCCTTCCCGGTATTGCTTTGAAGATATTTCTCATATTTCTGCCATCAATATTGATGATGATGTCCAAGTTCGAAGGGTATATTAGCACTTCTTCTCTGGAAATGAGAGCAGCCACAAGATATTACATCTTCCAGTTCATTAATGTATTTCTTGGGAGCATAATTACTGGGACTGCATTCCAACAGCTAGATAAATTTCTCCACCAGTCAGCAAATGA AATTCCAATAACAGTTGGTGTCTCAATTCCAATGAAGGCAACATTCTTCATAACTTACATAATGGTGGATGGGTGGGCTGGATGTGCTGGTGAGATTTTAAGGTTGAAGCCATTGATATTTTATCACTTGAAAATTTTCTTCTTAGTGAAGACTGAAAAGGATCGTGAAGAAGCAATGGATCCAGGGACCTTTGGTTTCAATACAGGAGAACCTCAGATACAACTTTATTTCTTACTTGGCCTTGTGTATGCTGTGGTCACACCATTTCTTCTTCCATACATCATAGTGTTCTTTGGCTTCGCATATGTCGTCTACCGTCATCAG ATCATAAATGTCTACAACCAAGAGTATGAGAGTGCTGCAGCATTCTGGCCTGATGTTCATGGACGTATCATATTTGCATTAGTGATCTCACAGCTTCTGTTAATGGGATTATTGAGTACAAAAGAAGCTGCTAACTCAACTCCATTGCTCATCACTCTCCCAGTTTTGACAATATCATTCCATTTGTATTGCAAGGGACGATATCAACCTGCTTTCATTAAGCATCCATTACAG GAAGCAATGATGAAGGACACATTGGAGCGTGCAAGAGAGCCAAACTTCAATTTGAAAGAGTTCCTTCAGAGTGCATATATCCATCCTGTATTTAAAGGTGATGATGATAGTGATAGTGAAGTAATGAGCGAAAAGTGGGAAGAGCAAGAGCCAGTAGTTGTACAAACAAAACGCCAGTCCCGGAGGAACACA ACACCATTGGCAAGCAAACATAGCGGCTCATTGTCATCTTGA